From Fundulus heteroclitus isolate FHET01 chromosome 14, MU-UCD_Fhet_4.1, whole genome shotgun sequence, the proteins below share one genomic window:
- the LOC118565797 gene encoding type-2 ice-structuring protein-like, translating into MKLLAVCVLVFSVMAQTRADPIPDDGSTDPEEVDLVQRSSCPPGWSPINNRCFHYVAKPMTWARAERNCLSMGANLASVHDTNEYHQVQSVIRMATYKSEVTWIGGTNAQETSIWFWSDGSPLRYTNWCHGEPNNWRNNQHCLQMNYSGEKCWDDQTCSVRLPSVCAKKI; encoded by the exons atgaagCTGCTGGCTGTGTGTGTCCTGGTTTTCTCTGTGATGGCTCAGACCAGAGCTGACC CTATTCCAGATGACGGTTCCACTGATCCAG AAGAAGTTGACTTGGTCCAGAGATCTTCTTGTCCTCCCGGCTGGTCTCCAATCAACAATCGCTGCTTTCACTATGTTGCCAAACCCATGACCTGGGCTAGAGCTGAG AGAAACTGTCTGTCCATGGGAGCAAACCTGGCATCAGTTCATGACACGAACGAGTACCATCAGGTTCAGTCTGTGATAAGAATGGCAACTTACAAGTCCGAAGTGACATGGATTGGAGGCACTAACGCACAGGAG ACGAGCATTTGGTTTTGGAGCGATGGAAGCCCTCTCCGCTATACAAACTGGTGTCACGGAGAGCCTAATAATTGGAGAAACAATCAGCACTGTTTGCAGATGAACTATTCAG GTGAAAAGTGCTGGGATGACCAGACCTGTTCCGTCCGTCTTCCTTCTGTCTGCGCCAAGAAAATCTGA
- the LOC118565796 gene encoding type-2 ice-structuring protein-like, with translation MVKASWCWLIQETDPSASVFKSASSHHLIMKLLAVCVLVFSVMAQTRADPIPDDGSPDPEEVDLVQRSSCPPGWSPINNRCFHYVAKPMTWARAERNCLSMGANLASVHDTNEYHQVQSVIEMATYKSDETWIGGTNAQETSIWFWSDGSHLRYTNWCHGQPDNWGNNPHCLQMNFSGEKCWDDGTCSNLRPSVCAKKV, from the exons ATGGTGAAGGCAAGCTGGTGCTGGCTGATTCAGGAAACAGATCCTTCTGCATCAG TTTTCAAATCTGCATCAtctcatcacctcatcatgaagCTGCTGGCTGTGTGTGTCCTGGTTTTCTCTGTGATGGCTCAGACCAGAGCTGACC CTATTCCAGATGACGGTTCCCCTGATCCAG AAGAAGTTGACTTGGTCCAGAGATCATCTTGTCCTCCCGGCTGGTCTCCAATCAACAATCGCTGCTTTCACTATGTTGCCAAACCCATGACTTGGGCTAGAGCTGAG AGAAACTGTCTGTCCATGGGAGCAAACCTGGCATCAGTTCATGACACGAACGAGTACCATCAGGTTCAGTCTGTGATAGAAATGGCAACTTACAAGTCCGATGAAACATGGATTGGAGGCACTAACGCACAGGAG ACGAGCATTTGGTTTTGGAGCGATGGAAGCCATCTCCGCTATACAAACTGGTGTCACGGACAGCCTGATAATTGGGGAAACAATCCGCACTGTTTGCAGATGAACTTTTCTG GTGAAAAGTGCTGGGATGATGGGACCTGTTCTAACCTTCGTCCTTCTGTCTGCGCCAAGAAAGTCTGA